One window of the Saccopteryx bilineata isolate mSacBil1 chromosome 2, mSacBil1_pri_phased_curated, whole genome shotgun sequence genome contains the following:
- the CIZ1 gene encoding cip1-interacting zinc finger protein isoform X2 — protein MFNQLQQQQLQQHLQQQQQLLQLQQLLQQSTPQASLPVAIVRGLPQQQPQQQLLNLQGAAPASLLNGSVLQRALLLQQLQGLDQFAMSPATYDSTGLTMPTATLGNLHSYNLAAPNLTAPSLTPPQLATPNLQQFFPQATRQSLLGPPPVGVPIQPSKLVPSGRNAQKQARTASTTPSCKTMPVEDKADPPEGSEDAAETRMDTADQDSPPCPDAAAQEKHTSAPEPESCEVSEPPAKRSKSSEESTEKGHPEQLQAKVQPQARMTAQTQTLELPPEPLEARVPPRFQPRVLQIQDQVRPQNQPQMPPLAAPVQPMLQKQAQTQTSPEHLVPQLEQPQLQKEAEPRKQVQPQLQKEAEPWKQAQPQAHSKPPRQAQPQLQKEAEPRKQSQPQLQKEAQPQKQVQPQLQKEAEPRKQAQPQLQKEAEPWKQAQPQLQMEAEPRKQVQPQAHSKPPRQAQPQLQKEAEPRKQSQPQLQKEAQPQKQVQLQVQPQLQMEAEPWKQVQPQAHSKPPRQAQPQLRKEAQTQTCPQVLAETQPRVQPLEQPLEQPPVQLPVQPSDQTQGQPQPQPQVPASEPAPLPIHSSVLETLPSTVEAGAGREEASLEPVGVQVSTEDSQEELTSGLDVEECERRAREMLRVWGAGGSLKVTILQSSDSRAFSTVSLAPGPRSSDSTPATPAAASAPPTQALQFFCYICKASCCSQQEFQDHMAGAQHQQRLGEIQHMSQACLLSLLPMPRDVLRREDEEPPLRRWCNTCQVYYMGDLIQHRRTQDHKIAKQSLRPFCTVCNRYFKTPRKFVEHVKSQGHKDKAMELKMFEKEIAGQGEDHFITVDAVGCFEDDEDEEDDDNEEEEIEVEEEFCKQVTSKDIPIAEWKDSETYSPNTAYGVDFLVPVMGYVCRICHKFYHGNSGAKLSHCKSLSHFENLQKYKKAKDPSPTARPVSRRCAITARNALTALFTSSGRSHMQPSIQDTAKALSKVTAQPPQPSSTRRSTRLKT, from the exons ATGTTCAACCAGCTCCAGCAGCAACAGCTCCAGCAGCACctgcaacagcaacaacaattgctgcagctccagcagctgctccagcaGTCCACACCGCAGGCCTCGCTGCCCGTGGCCATCGTCAG GGGCCTCCCCCAGCAGCAGCCTCAGCAGCAGCTTCTGAATCTCCAGGGCGCCGCCCCGGCCTCCCTCCTCAATGGCTCTGTGCTACAGAGAGCTTTGCTTTTGCAGCAGTTGCAAG GACTGGACCAGTTTGCAATGTCACCAGCCACGTATGACAGTACCGGTCTCACCATGCCCACAGCAACATTGG gtaACCTCCACAGCTACAACCTGGCGGCCCCGAACCTGACAGCCCCCAGCCTCACACCTCCACAGCTGGCCACGCCAAATCTGCAGCAGTTCTTTCCCCAGGCCACTCGCCAGTCCCTGCTGGGCCCGCCTCCGGTTGGGGTCCCCATTCAGCCCTCCAAGCTCGTCCCTTCAGGGCGGAACGCCCAGAAACAGGCCCGCACAGCCTCCACCACTCCCAGTTGCAAG ACAATGCCTGTGGAAGACAAGGCAGACCCCCCAGAGGGGTCTGAGGACGCTGCAGAGACCCGGATGGACACAGCAG ACCAGGattcccctccctgccctgatGCAGCTGCTCAGGAGAAACACACTTCAGCACCTGAGCCAGAGTCCTGTGAGGTGTCTGAGCCACCAGCTAAAAGGTCAAAGAG CTCAgaggagtccacagagaagggaCACCCAGAGCAGCTGCAGGCCAAGGTCCAGCCACAGGCCCGAATGACAGCGCAGACGCAGACCCTGGAGCTGCCACCTGAGCCACTGGAAGCCCGAGTGCCGCCACGATTCCAGCCACGGGTTCTGCAGATCCAGGACCAGGTGCGGCCGCAGAATCAGCCACAGATGCCACCACTGGCCGCCCCAGTGCAGCCCATGCTGCAGAAGCAGGCACAGACTCAGACATCTCCAGAGCACTTAGTGCCACAGCTGGAGCAGCCACAGCTGCAGAAGGAGGCGGAGCCACGGAAGCAGGTGCAGCCACAGCTGCAGAAGGAGGCGGAGCCATGGAAGCAGGCGCAGCCACAGGCACATTCAAAGCCCCCGAGGCAGGCGCAGCCACAGCTGCAGAAGGAGGCGGAGCCACGGAAGCAGTCGCAGCCACAGCTGCAGAAGGAGGCGCAGCCACAGAAGCAGGTGCAGCCACAGCTGCAGAAGGAGGCGGAGCCACGGAAGCAGGCGCAGCCACAGCTGCAGAAGGAGGCGGAGCCATGGAAGCAGGCGCAGCCACAGCTGCAGATGGAGGCAGAGCCACGGAAGCAGGTGCAGCCACAGGCACACTCAAAGCCCCCGAGGCAGGCGCAGCCACAGCTGCAGAAGGAGGCGGAGCCACGGAAGCAGTCGCAGCCACAGCTGCAGAAGGAGGCGCAGCCACAGAAGCAGGTGCAGCTGCAGGTGCAGCCTCAGCTGCAGATGGAGGCAGAGCCATGGAAGCAGGTGCAGCCACAGGCACACTCAAAGCCCCCGAGGCAGGCGCAGCCACAGCTGCGGAAGGAGGCACAGACACAGACGTGTCCGCAAGTCCTGGCAGAAACGCAGCCAAGGGTCCAGCcactggagcagccactggagcaACCTCCAGTGCAGTTGCCAGTGCAGCCATCAGATCAGACCCAGgggcagcctcagccccagccccaggtgcCGGCATCAGAGCCAGCACCACTTCCAATTCATTCCAGTGTGCTGGAGACACTGCCCAGTACGGTGGAAGCTGGAGCAG GCCGGGAGGAGGCCTCGCTGGAGCCAGTGGGTGTCCAGGTCAGCACAGAGGACAGCCAGGAGGAGCTGACCAGTGGCCTGGATGTGGAAGAATGTGAAAGAAGAGCAAGAGAGATGCTCAGG GTGTGGGGTGCTGGGGGCTCCCTGAAGGTCACCATTCTGCAAAGCAGTGACAGTCGGGCCTTTAGCACTGTATCCCTCGCACCTGGGCCACGTTCCAGCGACTCCACCCCCGCCACCCCTGCAGCCGCCAGCGCGCCCCCCACGCAGGCCCTCCAGTTCTTCTGCTACATCTGCAAGGCCAGCTGCTGCAGCCAGCAG gagttccaggaccACATGGCGGGGGCCCAGCACCAGCAGCGGCTCGGGGAGATCCAGCACATGAGCCAAGCCTGCCTCCTGTCCCTACTGCCCATGCCCCGGGATGTTCTGAGAAGAGAGGACGA AGAGCCTCCTCTGAGGCGCTGGTGTAACACCTGCCAGGTCTACTACATGGGGGACCTAATCCAGCATCGCAGGACGCAGGACCACAAG ATTGCCAAACAGTCCCTGCGACCTTTCTGCACCGTTTGCAACCGCTACTTCAAGACCCCCCGCAAGTTTGTGGAGCACGTGAAGTCCCAAGGGCACAAGGACAAGGCCATGGAG CTGAAGATGTTCGAGAAGGAGATAGCTGGCCAAGGCGAGGACCACTTCATCACGGTGGATGCTGTCGGCTGCTTCGAGGATGATGAAGACGAGGAGGACGATGATAATGAGGAAGAGGAGATTGAGGTTGAGGAGGAATTCTGCAAGCAG GTGACGTCCAAAGATATACCCATAGCGGAGTGGAAAGACTCCGAGACCTACAGCCCCAATACTGCATACG GTGTGGACTTCCTGGTACCCGTGATGGGCTATGTCTGCCGCATCTGCCATAAGTTCTACCATGGCAACTCAGGGGCGAAGCTGTCCCACTGCAAGTCCCTGTCCCACTTCGAGAACCTGCAG
- the CIZ1 gene encoding cip1-interacting zinc finger protein isoform X6 — MFNQLQQQQLQQHLQQQQQLLQLQQLLQQSTPQASLPVAIVRGLPQQQPQQQLLNLQGAAPASLLNGSVLQRALLLQQLQGNLHSYNLAAPNLTAPSLTPPQLATPNLQQFFPQATRQSLLGPPPVGVPIQPSKLVPSGRNAQKQARTASTTPSCKTMPVEDKADPPEGSEDAAETRMDTADQDSPPCPDAAAQEKHTSAPEPESCEVSEPPAKRSKSSEESTEKGHPEQLQAKVQPQARMTAQTQTLELPPEPLEARVPPRFQPRVLQIQDQVRPQNQPQMPPLAAPVQPMLQKQAQTQTSPEHLVPQLEQPQLQKEAEPRKQVQPQLQKEAEPWKQAQPQAHSKPPRQAQPQLQKEAEPRKQSQPQLQKEAQPQKQVQPQLQKEAEPRKQAQPQLQKEAEPWKQAQPQLQMEAEPRKQVQPQAHSKPPRQAQPQLQKEAEPRKQSQPQLQKEAQPQKQVQLQVQPQLQMEAEPWKQVQPQAHSKPPRQAQPQLRKEAQTQTCPQVLAETQPRVQPLEQPLEQPPVQLPVQPSDQTQGQPQPQPQVPASEPAPLPIHSSVLETLPSTVEAGAGREEASLEPVGVQVSTEDSQEELTSGLDVEECERRAREMLRVWGAGGSLKVTILQSSDSRAFSTVSLAPGPRSSDSTPATPAAASAPPTQALQFFCYICKASCCSQQEFQDHMAGAQHQQRLGEIQHMSQACLLSLLPMPRDVLRREDEEPPLRRWCNTCQVYYMGDLIQHRRTQDHKIAKQSLRPFCTVCNRYFKTPRKFVEHVKSQGHKDKAMELKMFEKEIAGQGEDHFITVDAVGCFEDDEDEEDDDNEEEEIEVEEEFCKQVTSKDIPIAEWKDSETYSPNTAYGVDFLVPVMGYVCRICHKFYHGNSGAKLSHCKSLSHFENLQKYKKAKDPSPTARPVSRRCAITARNALTALFTSSGRSHMQPSIQDTAKALSKVTAQPPQPSSTRRSTRLKT; from the exons ATGTTCAACCAGCTCCAGCAGCAACAGCTCCAGCAGCACctgcaacagcaacaacaattgctgcagctccagcagctgctccagcaGTCCACACCGCAGGCCTCGCTGCCCGTGGCCATCGTCAG GGGCCTCCCCCAGCAGCAGCCTCAGCAGCAGCTTCTGAATCTCCAGGGCGCCGCCCCGGCCTCCCTCCTCAATGGCTCTGTGCTACAGAGAGCTTTGCTTTTGCAGCAGTTGCAAG gtaACCTCCACAGCTACAACCTGGCGGCCCCGAACCTGACAGCCCCCAGCCTCACACCTCCACAGCTGGCCACGCCAAATCTGCAGCAGTTCTTTCCCCAGGCCACTCGCCAGTCCCTGCTGGGCCCGCCTCCGGTTGGGGTCCCCATTCAGCCCTCCAAGCTCGTCCCTTCAGGGCGGAACGCCCAGAAACAGGCCCGCACAGCCTCCACCACTCCCAGTTGCAAG ACAATGCCTGTGGAAGACAAGGCAGACCCCCCAGAGGGGTCTGAGGACGCTGCAGAGACCCGGATGGACACAGCAG ACCAGGattcccctccctgccctgatGCAGCTGCTCAGGAGAAACACACTTCAGCACCTGAGCCAGAGTCCTGTGAGGTGTCTGAGCCACCAGCTAAAAGGTCAAAGAG CTCAgaggagtccacagagaagggaCACCCAGAGCAGCTGCAGGCCAAGGTCCAGCCACAGGCCCGAATGACAGCGCAGACGCAGACCCTGGAGCTGCCACCTGAGCCACTGGAAGCCCGAGTGCCGCCACGATTCCAGCCACGGGTTCTGCAGATCCAGGACCAGGTGCGGCCGCAGAATCAGCCACAGATGCCACCACTGGCCGCCCCAGTGCAGCCCATGCTGCAGAAGCAGGCACAGACTCAGACATCTCCAGAGCACTTAGTGCCACAGCTGGAGCAGCCACAGCTGCAGAAGGAGGCGGAGCCACGGAAGCAGGTGCAGCCACAGCTGCAGAAGGAGGCGGAGCCATGGAAGCAGGCGCAGCCACAGGCACATTCAAAGCCCCCGAGGCAGGCGCAGCCACAGCTGCAGAAGGAGGCGGAGCCACGGAAGCAGTCGCAGCCACAGCTGCAGAAGGAGGCGCAGCCACAGAAGCAGGTGCAGCCACAGCTGCAGAAGGAGGCGGAGCCACGGAAGCAGGCGCAGCCACAGCTGCAGAAGGAGGCGGAGCCATGGAAGCAGGCGCAGCCACAGCTGCAGATGGAGGCAGAGCCACGGAAGCAGGTGCAGCCACAGGCACACTCAAAGCCCCCGAGGCAGGCGCAGCCACAGCTGCAGAAGGAGGCGGAGCCACGGAAGCAGTCGCAGCCACAGCTGCAGAAGGAGGCGCAGCCACAGAAGCAGGTGCAGCTGCAGGTGCAGCCTCAGCTGCAGATGGAGGCAGAGCCATGGAAGCAGGTGCAGCCACAGGCACACTCAAAGCCCCCGAGGCAGGCGCAGCCACAGCTGCGGAAGGAGGCACAGACACAGACGTGTCCGCAAGTCCTGGCAGAAACGCAGCCAAGGGTCCAGCcactggagcagccactggagcaACCTCCAGTGCAGTTGCCAGTGCAGCCATCAGATCAGACCCAGgggcagcctcagccccagccccaggtgcCGGCATCAGAGCCAGCACCACTTCCAATTCATTCCAGTGTGCTGGAGACACTGCCCAGTACGGTGGAAGCTGGAGCAG GCCGGGAGGAGGCCTCGCTGGAGCCAGTGGGTGTCCAGGTCAGCACAGAGGACAGCCAGGAGGAGCTGACCAGTGGCCTGGATGTGGAAGAATGTGAAAGAAGAGCAAGAGAGATGCTCAGG GTGTGGGGTGCTGGGGGCTCCCTGAAGGTCACCATTCTGCAAAGCAGTGACAGTCGGGCCTTTAGCACTGTATCCCTCGCACCTGGGCCACGTTCCAGCGACTCCACCCCCGCCACCCCTGCAGCCGCCAGCGCGCCCCCCACGCAGGCCCTCCAGTTCTTCTGCTACATCTGCAAGGCCAGCTGCTGCAGCCAGCAG gagttccaggaccACATGGCGGGGGCCCAGCACCAGCAGCGGCTCGGGGAGATCCAGCACATGAGCCAAGCCTGCCTCCTGTCCCTACTGCCCATGCCCCGGGATGTTCTGAGAAGAGAGGACGA AGAGCCTCCTCTGAGGCGCTGGTGTAACACCTGCCAGGTCTACTACATGGGGGACCTAATCCAGCATCGCAGGACGCAGGACCACAAG ATTGCCAAACAGTCCCTGCGACCTTTCTGCACCGTTTGCAACCGCTACTTCAAGACCCCCCGCAAGTTTGTGGAGCACGTGAAGTCCCAAGGGCACAAGGACAAGGCCATGGAG CTGAAGATGTTCGAGAAGGAGATAGCTGGCCAAGGCGAGGACCACTTCATCACGGTGGATGCTGTCGGCTGCTTCGAGGATGATGAAGACGAGGAGGACGATGATAATGAGGAAGAGGAGATTGAGGTTGAGGAGGAATTCTGCAAGCAG GTGACGTCCAAAGATATACCCATAGCGGAGTGGAAAGACTCCGAGACCTACAGCCCCAATACTGCATACG GTGTGGACTTCCTGGTACCCGTGATGGGCTATGTCTGCCGCATCTGCCATAAGTTCTACCATGGCAACTCAGGGGCGAAGCTGTCCCACTGCAAGTCCCTGTCCCACTTCGAGAACCTGCAG
- the CIZ1 gene encoding cip1-interacting zinc finger protein isoform X5 yields MFNQLQQQQLQQHLQQQQQLLQLQQLLQQSTPQASLPVAIVRGLPQQQPQQQLLNLQGAAPASLLNGSVLQRALLLQQLQGNLHSYNLAAPNLTAPSLTPPQLATPNLQQFFPQATRQSLLGPPPVGVPIQPSKLVPSGRNAQKQARTASTTPSCKDSFSQTMPVEDKADPPEGSEDAAETRMDTADQDSPPCPDAAAQEKHTSAPEPESCEVSEPPAKRSKSSEESTEKGHPEQLQAKVQPQARMTAQTQTLELPPEPLEARVPPRFQPRVLQIQDQVRPQNQPQMPPLAAPVQPMLQKQAQTQTSPEHLVPQLEQPQLQKEAEPRKQVQPQLQKEAEPWKQAQPQAHSKPPRQAQPQLQKEAEPRKQSQPQLQKEAQPQKQVQPQLQKEAEPRKQAQPQLQKEAEPWKQAQPQLQMEAEPRKQVQPQAHSKPPRQAQPQLQKEAEPRKQSQPQLQKEAQPQKQVQLQVQPQLQMEAEPWKQVQPQAHSKPPRQAQPQLRKEAQTQTCPQVLAETQPRVQPLEQPLEQPPVQLPVQPSDQTQGQPQPQPQVPASEPAPLPIHSSVLETLPSTVEAGAGREEASLEPVGVQVSTEDSQEELTSGLDVEECERRAREMLRVWGAGGSLKVTILQSSDSRAFSTVSLAPGPRSSDSTPATPAAASAPPTQALQFFCYICKASCCSQQEFQDHMAGAQHQQRLGEIQHMSQACLLSLLPMPRDVLRREDEEPPLRRWCNTCQVYYMGDLIQHRRTQDHKIAKQSLRPFCTVCNRYFKTPRKFVEHVKSQGHKDKAMELKMFEKEIAGQGEDHFITVDAVGCFEDDEDEEDDDNEEEEIEVEEEFCKQVTSKDIPIAEWKDSETYSPNTAYGVDFLVPVMGYVCRICHKFYHGNSGAKLSHCKSLSHFENLQKYKKAKDPSPTARPVSRRCAITARNALTALFTSSGRSHMQPSIQDTAKALSKVTAQPPQPSSTRRSTRLKT; encoded by the exons ATGTTCAACCAGCTCCAGCAGCAACAGCTCCAGCAGCACctgcaacagcaacaacaattgctgcagctccagcagctgctccagcaGTCCACACCGCAGGCCTCGCTGCCCGTGGCCATCGTCAG GGGCCTCCCCCAGCAGCAGCCTCAGCAGCAGCTTCTGAATCTCCAGGGCGCCGCCCCGGCCTCCCTCCTCAATGGCTCTGTGCTACAGAGAGCTTTGCTTTTGCAGCAGTTGCAAG gtaACCTCCACAGCTACAACCTGGCGGCCCCGAACCTGACAGCCCCCAGCCTCACACCTCCACAGCTGGCCACGCCAAATCTGCAGCAGTTCTTTCCCCAGGCCACTCGCCAGTCCCTGCTGGGCCCGCCTCCGGTTGGGGTCCCCATTCAGCCCTCCAAGCTCGTCCCTTCAGGGCGGAACGCCCAGAAACAGGCCCGCACAGCCTCCACCACTCCCAGTTGCAAG GATTCTTTTTCGCAGACAATGCCTGTGGAAGACAAGGCAGACCCCCCAGAGGGGTCTGAGGACGCTGCAGAGACCCGGATGGACACAGCAG ACCAGGattcccctccctgccctgatGCAGCTGCTCAGGAGAAACACACTTCAGCACCTGAGCCAGAGTCCTGTGAGGTGTCTGAGCCACCAGCTAAAAGGTCAAAGAG CTCAgaggagtccacagagaagggaCACCCAGAGCAGCTGCAGGCCAAGGTCCAGCCACAGGCCCGAATGACAGCGCAGACGCAGACCCTGGAGCTGCCACCTGAGCCACTGGAAGCCCGAGTGCCGCCACGATTCCAGCCACGGGTTCTGCAGATCCAGGACCAGGTGCGGCCGCAGAATCAGCCACAGATGCCACCACTGGCCGCCCCAGTGCAGCCCATGCTGCAGAAGCAGGCACAGACTCAGACATCTCCAGAGCACTTAGTGCCACAGCTGGAGCAGCCACAGCTGCAGAAGGAGGCGGAGCCACGGAAGCAGGTGCAGCCACAGCTGCAGAAGGAGGCGGAGCCATGGAAGCAGGCGCAGCCACAGGCACATTCAAAGCCCCCGAGGCAGGCGCAGCCACAGCTGCAGAAGGAGGCGGAGCCACGGAAGCAGTCGCAGCCACAGCTGCAGAAGGAGGCGCAGCCACAGAAGCAGGTGCAGCCACAGCTGCAGAAGGAGGCGGAGCCACGGAAGCAGGCGCAGCCACAGCTGCAGAAGGAGGCGGAGCCATGGAAGCAGGCGCAGCCACAGCTGCAGATGGAGGCAGAGCCACGGAAGCAGGTGCAGCCACAGGCACACTCAAAGCCCCCGAGGCAGGCGCAGCCACAGCTGCAGAAGGAGGCGGAGCCACGGAAGCAGTCGCAGCCACAGCTGCAGAAGGAGGCGCAGCCACAGAAGCAGGTGCAGCTGCAGGTGCAGCCTCAGCTGCAGATGGAGGCAGAGCCATGGAAGCAGGTGCAGCCACAGGCACACTCAAAGCCCCCGAGGCAGGCGCAGCCACAGCTGCGGAAGGAGGCACAGACACAGACGTGTCCGCAAGTCCTGGCAGAAACGCAGCCAAGGGTCCAGCcactggagcagccactggagcaACCTCCAGTGCAGTTGCCAGTGCAGCCATCAGATCAGACCCAGgggcagcctcagccccagccccaggtgcCGGCATCAGAGCCAGCACCACTTCCAATTCATTCCAGTGTGCTGGAGACACTGCCCAGTACGGTGGAAGCTGGAGCAG GCCGGGAGGAGGCCTCGCTGGAGCCAGTGGGTGTCCAGGTCAGCACAGAGGACAGCCAGGAGGAGCTGACCAGTGGCCTGGATGTGGAAGAATGTGAAAGAAGAGCAAGAGAGATGCTCAGG GTGTGGGGTGCTGGGGGCTCCCTGAAGGTCACCATTCTGCAAAGCAGTGACAGTCGGGCCTTTAGCACTGTATCCCTCGCACCTGGGCCACGTTCCAGCGACTCCACCCCCGCCACCCCTGCAGCCGCCAGCGCGCCCCCCACGCAGGCCCTCCAGTTCTTCTGCTACATCTGCAAGGCCAGCTGCTGCAGCCAGCAG gagttccaggaccACATGGCGGGGGCCCAGCACCAGCAGCGGCTCGGGGAGATCCAGCACATGAGCCAAGCCTGCCTCCTGTCCCTACTGCCCATGCCCCGGGATGTTCTGAGAAGAGAGGACGA AGAGCCTCCTCTGAGGCGCTGGTGTAACACCTGCCAGGTCTACTACATGGGGGACCTAATCCAGCATCGCAGGACGCAGGACCACAAG ATTGCCAAACAGTCCCTGCGACCTTTCTGCACCGTTTGCAACCGCTACTTCAAGACCCCCCGCAAGTTTGTGGAGCACGTGAAGTCCCAAGGGCACAAGGACAAGGCCATGGAG CTGAAGATGTTCGAGAAGGAGATAGCTGGCCAAGGCGAGGACCACTTCATCACGGTGGATGCTGTCGGCTGCTTCGAGGATGATGAAGACGAGGAGGACGATGATAATGAGGAAGAGGAGATTGAGGTTGAGGAGGAATTCTGCAAGCAG GTGACGTCCAAAGATATACCCATAGCGGAGTGGAAAGACTCCGAGACCTACAGCCCCAATACTGCATACG GTGTGGACTTCCTGGTACCCGTGATGGGCTATGTCTGCCGCATCTGCCATAAGTTCTACCATGGCAACTCAGGGGCGAAGCTGTCCCACTGCAAGTCCCTGTCCCACTTCGAGAACCTGCAG